In Saccharicrinis fermentans DSM 9555 = JCM 21142, a genomic segment contains:
- a CDS encoding RagB/SusD family nutrient uptake outer membrane protein, with the protein MKNIFKFLVLMLVITSCDDVFEPAIENIRDLDAMDKEPAYAQGILANAYILLPYSSNPGSDVATDNAVSNDINNYYLAMATGSWSSQSNPLSQWEGRQNAIQYINLFLERTDEVLYSQNEAINTMFNDRLKGEAYALRALHMYYLLLAHGGWSDDGRLLGTTIRTEPETAVSNFNVPRNTFQECVNQMFADIDMAIDLLPLDYGDIGDSEIPEKYKSLGVTNAGDYNRANGNHIRGRISGRIIEAVKAQIALLAASPAYQAGTDIGYEDAAGYAALVLNRINGVAGLDMNGNTWYSNDDIDNLDAGVAPSEIIWRSTMESSNELEKENFPPSLFGNGRINPTQNLVDAFPMRNGYPISDVSYDPENPYFNRDPRLEKYIVLNESEQGSGDEVIVTGTYSNNSNGLNKDNGYSTRTGYYLRKLLRSDCNPDPEFNTEQKHYTARIRYTEIFLAYAEAANEAWGPTGTGGASSYSAYDVVKAIRQRAGIDSDDLYLESIKSDQDMMRELIRNERRIELCFENHRFWDLRRWKVADLNETARGMQIDKVDGKLIFTPIDVETRNYKPYMYHGPIPYGEIQKWSALEQNAGW; encoded by the coding sequence ATGAAAAATATATTTAAATTTTTAGTTCTTATGTTGGTGATAACATCTTGTGATGATGTGTTTGAGCCTGCTATAGAGAATATTAGGGATTTGGATGCCATGGATAAAGAACCTGCCTATGCACAGGGAATATTGGCAAATGCTTATATCTTGCTTCCATATTCATCCAATCCGGGTAGTGACGTGGCTACGGATAATGCTGTATCAAATGATATCAATAATTATTATTTGGCAATGGCTACTGGATCATGGAGCTCGCAGAGCAATCCATTGTCACAATGGGAAGGAAGGCAAAATGCTATTCAATATATCAATTTGTTTTTAGAAAGAACCGATGAGGTTTTGTATAGTCAAAATGAGGCGATTAATACCATGTTTAATGATCGTCTCAAAGGAGAGGCTTATGCACTTCGCGCTTTGCATATGTATTATCTTTTATTGGCGCATGGTGGATGGTCAGATGATGGTCGCCTATTGGGAACAACAATTCGAACAGAGCCGGAAACTGCAGTCTCTAACTTTAATGTTCCTCGTAATACTTTTCAAGAGTGTGTGAATCAAATGTTTGCAGATATTGATATGGCTATTGATTTACTGCCTTTGGATTATGGAGATATTGGCGATAGTGAGATACCTGAAAAATATAAGAGTCTGGGAGTTACCAATGCAGGTGACTATAACAGAGCGAATGGTAATCATATAAGGGGTAGAATAAGTGGTCGTATTATAGAAGCTGTGAAAGCGCAAATAGCTTTGTTGGCTGCAAGTCCTGCATATCAGGCCGGAACAGATATTGGTTATGAAGATGCTGCCGGATATGCAGCTCTAGTCTTAAACCGAATCAATGGTGTGGCGGGGTTAGATATGAATGGTAATACATGGTATTCCAATGATGATATAGATAATTTGGATGCTGGGGTTGCGCCATCTGAGATTATTTGGAGAAGTACCATGGAGTCAAGTAATGAATTGGAGAAAGAGAACTTTCCACCATCTTTATTTGGTAATGGAAGGATTAATCCTACACAAAATTTGGTGGATGCTTTTCCTATGCGTAATGGCTATCCTATCTCAGACGTGAGTTACGATCCTGAAAATCCTTATTTCAACAGAGATCCTCGCTTGGAAAAATATATTGTGCTTAATGAAAGTGAGCAGGGTTCGGGTGATGAAGTTATCGTAACGGGCACATATAGCAACAATTCCAATGGACTTAATAAGGATAATGGATACTCGACGCGTACTGGTTATTATCTTCGAAAACTGTTACGATCAGATTGTAATCCAGACCCGGAATTTAATACGGAGCAAAAGCACTATACCGCCCGTATTCGATATACCGAAATATTTTTGGCTTACGCTGAAGCCGCCAACGAAGCATGGGGACCTACAGGCACAGGAGGTGCTAGTTCGTATTCTGCTTATGATGTGGTAAAGGCCATACGCCAAAGGGCTGGAATTGATAGTGATGATTTGTATCTGGAATCTATTAAAAGTGATCAGGATATGATGAGGGAACTCATTAGAAATGAAAGACGTATAGAGTTATGTTTCGAGAATCATCGCTTTTGGGATCTGCGGCGTTGGAAAGTGGCTGATTTAAATGAAACAGCCAGAGGTATGCAGATTGATAAGGTAGATGGTAAATTAATTTTTACACCCATAGATGTAGAAACCAGAAATTATAAACCTTATATGTATCATGGCCCCATCCCGTATGGTGAGATACAAAAATGGAGTGCATTGGAACAAAATGCAGGTTGGTGA
- a CDS encoding endo-1,4-beta-xylanase — translation MNYFNNICLGVLAIVLISSCADESLLDYDVKKPEQIQNYDYLKEYDVLKEYVSRESHPDFILGAGVSLPDFNKKGYQYAHIVSNFNEITAGYNMKHGAIVTNNGDLQLAGVVQFVETAEQAGITIYGHTLCWHSNQNATYLNNIIAPTIIPPSGG, via the coding sequence ATGAATTATTTTAATAATATATGTTTAGGAGTATTGGCTATTGTGCTAATATCTTCCTGTGCAGACGAAAGTTTGTTGGACTATGATGTCAAAAAGCCTGAACAAATTCAGAATTATGATTATCTCAAAGAGTATGATGTATTAAAAGAGTACGTCAGCCGTGAAAGCCACCCTGACTTTATTTTGGGAGCTGGTGTTTCTTTGCCTGATTTTAACAAGAAAGGATATCAGTATGCCCATATTGTTTCAAATTTTAACGAGATAACCGCTGGTTACAACATGAAGCATGGTGCAATTGTAACAAATAATGGTGATTTACAGTTAGCGGGTGTTGTGCAATTTGTAGAAACAGCAGAACAGGCAGGTATAACTATTTACGGACACACCTTATGCTGGCATTCTAATCAAAATGCAACTTACCTGAATAATATTATTGCACCTACTATTATTCCTCCAAGTGGGGGGTGA
- a CDS encoding SusC/RagA family TonB-linked outer membrane protein: MKYIQIRFILLTLVVWVPLLMVDAQVIVENEADSLNINKNPLVQVAYEKVSQNDLLGGVSFINMEELTKVNYNTYSLDNMQGYVAGFTGNSLWGMDGYLVMIDGVPRDASDVQPSEIENISFLKSASAVILYGSRAAKGVVYISTKRGRKEGLHISVRANTGWHVAKSYPKYLGSAEYMTLYNEALENDGLNAQYSQEDIYHYGSGINPYRYPNVDFYSSDYIRDAYNRTDVNTEITGGNERAKFYSNIGFYSMGDLVNFGEAKNNNINRLNVRGNIDLKLNENIKAYINTNATFYNARSANVTDGNDGDNVTDDYWTYATRLRPNRIAPLIPTSYIDTNDKVSWNFVNNSDNIIGDKYFLAGTQSDMTNVFADSYAAGHKKWTSRKFQFDTGLDFDLKNLLRGLSFQTQFAVDYSTSYVTSYDNTYAVYLPSWRDYNGRDYVELSQKVNTDKKSGNQNISNSYSMQTMLLSGCLNYQTKINERHSFDARLLASGWQQKESEEYHAIGNANLGLQLEYNYREKYYADFSAAVVHSAKLPVGNRDALSPSATIGWRISEESFMAHSSVVDNMVLSMSGSILHSDLDIEDYYLYTVSFDQAEGAYWGWLDGIAERSTNSKRGANDELTYVKRKELSAHLAASLWNKKVDINTSFFVISTDGGIIEPSTVYPSYFSTSYPQASFNSAIINYNQDKRIGFDVGVNYNKQIGEFDLSLGIAASYYSSEAKQRDEMNQWKYQNRKGKAIDGIWGLESLGLFQSQQEIENAPEQKFGGSLQPGDIKYADQNKDGIIDNQDQVFLGKGGWYGAPLTTGIHLTTKWKNVSLFALGTGSFGAYGMKNSAYYWISGNDKYSEVVRGRWSEDNKENATFPRLTTESGDNNFRNSDYWLYKSDYFNLAKVQITYNIPKSILNQIVFQQISTYVSGSNLLTISNEREVLEMSVGRAPQTRFYNFGIKAVF, encoded by the coding sequence ATGAAATATATACAAATAAGATTCATTTTACTAACATTGGTTGTTTGGGTTCCTTTATTGATGGTTGATGCCCAGGTAATTGTAGAAAATGAAGCTGATTCGTTAAATATAAATAAAAACCCTCTGGTGCAAGTTGCTTACGAAAAAGTGTCGCAAAATGACTTGCTTGGAGGTGTTTCCTTTATTAATATGGAAGAGTTAACAAAAGTAAATTATAATACTTATAGTTTAGATAACATGCAGGGATATGTTGCGGGATTTACGGGTAATTCTCTGTGGGGTATGGATGGTTACTTAGTAATGATTGATGGTGTGCCACGCGATGCTAGTGATGTTCAACCCTCCGAAATTGAAAATATTTCTTTTCTAAAGAGTGCTTCAGCAGTGATTTTATATGGTAGTAGAGCAGCTAAAGGTGTTGTTTATATATCCACAAAAAGAGGAAGGAAGGAGGGACTTCATATTTCAGTGCGTGCCAATACAGGTTGGCATGTTGCAAAGAGCTATCCTAAGTACCTTGGTTCTGCTGAGTATATGACACTTTATAATGAAGCTCTTGAAAATGATGGATTAAATGCCCAGTACAGCCAGGAAGATATCTATCATTATGGTTCAGGAATTAATCCTTACCGTTATCCTAATGTAGATTTTTATTCTTCAGATTATATTAGAGATGCATATAATAGAACTGATGTTAATACTGAGATAACAGGAGGTAATGAGCGTGCAAAATTTTATTCTAACATTGGTTTTTATTCAATGGGTGATCTTGTAAATTTTGGTGAAGCCAAAAATAATAATATAAATCGCTTAAATGTTCGAGGTAATATTGATCTGAAACTTAATGAAAACATAAAAGCCTATATCAATACCAATGCTACTTTTTATAATGCACGAAGTGCAAATGTGACAGATGGTAATGATGGTGATAATGTTACGGATGATTATTGGACGTATGCAACCCGATTGAGACCAAATCGTATTGCTCCATTGATTCCTACAAGTTACATAGATACCAATGATAAAGTGTCCTGGAATTTCGTAAATAATAGCGATAATATCATCGGTGATAAATACTTTTTGGCTGGCACACAAAGTGATATGACCAATGTTTTTGCTGATTCGTATGCCGCAGGCCATAAGAAGTGGACCAGTCGTAAGTTTCAATTTGATACGGGCTTGGATTTTGATCTTAAGAACTTATTGAGAGGTTTGTCATTTCAAACTCAATTTGCGGTTGATTATTCTACGTCGTACGTTACTTCTTATGACAATACTTATGCGGTTTATTTGCCCAGCTGGAGAGATTATAATGGAAGAGATTACGTGGAATTGTCTCAGAAGGTGAATACGGATAAGAAATCGGGTAATCAAAACATTTCTAATAGTTACAGTATGCAAACGATGCTGCTGTCCGGATGCTTGAACTATCAAACCAAAATAAATGAGAGGCATAGCTTTGATGCTAGGCTTTTGGCTTCGGGATGGCAGCAGAAGGAATCTGAAGAATATCATGCTATTGGGAATGCGAATTTAGGGTTACAATTGGAATATAATTATCGAGAAAAATATTATGCAGACTTTAGTGCTGCAGTGGTGCATTCGGCCAAGTTACCAGTGGGGAATAGAGATGCGTTATCTCCTTCTGCCACTATTGGTTGGCGAATAAGTGAAGAGAGCTTTATGGCCCATTCTTCTGTGGTGGACAATATGGTGTTGAGTATGTCAGGAAGTATTTTGCATTCCGATTTGGATATCGAAGATTATTATCTTTATACTGTTAGCTTTGATCAAGCAGAGGGTGCTTACTGGGGTTGGTTAGACGGAATTGCAGAGAGATCAACGAACTCTAAAAGAGGTGCCAACGATGAGCTTACCTACGTGAAAAGAAAAGAATTATCAGCCCACTTAGCAGCTTCATTATGGAACAAAAAAGTAGATATAAATACTTCATTTTTTGTTATTTCGACAGATGGAGGTATTATTGAGCCTTCAACTGTATATCCTAGTTATTTTTCTACCAGTTATCCGCAAGCATCCTTTAATAGTGCTATTATAAATTATAACCAGGATAAACGTATTGGATTTGATGTTGGTGTTAATTATAACAAACAAATTGGGGAGTTCGACTTATCATTGGGCATTGCAGCCTCCTATTATTCATCAGAAGCAAAACAAAGAGATGAGATGAATCAGTGGAAATACCAAAATAGAAAAGGAAAAGCTATTGATGGTATATGGGGGCTAGAGAGTTTGGGTTTATTTCAAAGCCAGCAAGAGATTGAAAATGCTCCTGAACAAAAGTTCGGAGGATCTTTACAACCCGGTGATATAAAATATGCTGATCAAAATAAGGACGGAATAATTGATAATCAGGATCAGGTATTTCTTGGGAAAGGGGGATGGTATGGTGCACCTCTCACCACTGGTATTCATTTAACAACAAAGTGGAAAAACGTAAGTCTATTTGCCTTGGGAACTGGGAGTTTTGGGGCATATGGAATGAAGAATAGTGCGTACTACTGGATTTCAGGAAATGATAAGTATTCAGAGGTGGTACGTGGACGTTGGTCTGAAGATAACAAGGAAAACGCTACTTTTCCCAGGTTAACAACGGAATCAGGTGATAATAACTTCCGTAATTCAGATTACTGGTTATATAAAAGCGATTATTTTAATTTAGCCAAGGTGCAAATTACATATAATATTCCCAAAAGCATTTTAAATCAAATTGTTTTTCAGCAAATATCAACTTATGTAAGTGGTTCAAACTTGTTAACAATTTCCAATGAACGCGAAGTTCTGGAGATGAGTGTTGGTCGTGCGCCCCAAACACGTTTCTATAACTTTGGTATCAAAGCTGTCTTTTAA
- a CDS encoding IS110 family RNA-guided transposase, which translates to MQVYGIDLSMEKFDVNFIDKNGKEKKKQVKNRLSAISKFLENVSEDAVLCVEHTGSYGDLLVYLCNQLGIDIALIPGYTIKHSLGMIKGKSDDIDAARIREYGERFFDKLKYKQYDSEEIVELKSLYTLRSQLVKARKVLRTGEHGRSNVPIQSVSAHKYADKAIFNLNKEIEEVESEIEAIITANNELNDNYELVVSVKGIGPVIATDLIIKTGNFLVIDTARKASSYVGICPFPNASGKMVGKAKISPFGDRKLKALLYMGAKSAVKHNKEYRLYYEKKKLEGKPHYLIMNNVSNKMLRTIYSVVKNKTPYSQDYICLDPREKNINSSTEIVA; encoded by the coding sequence ATGCAAGTATATGGAATTGATTTATCAATGGAAAAGTTTGATGTAAACTTTATTGACAAGAATGGAAAAGAAAAGAAGAAACAAGTGAAGAACAGACTAAGTGCCATATCAAAGTTCTTAGAGAACGTATCAGAAGATGCCGTATTGTGTGTTGAGCATACAGGTTCCTATGGAGACTTATTGGTTTATTTATGCAACCAGTTAGGAATAGATATAGCCTTGATACCGGGTTATACCATAAAGCATAGCCTAGGTATGATAAAGGGAAAGTCTGATGATATAGATGCCGCTAGAATACGAGAATATGGAGAGCGATTCTTTGATAAGTTAAAATACAAGCAGTACGATTCAGAAGAGATAGTTGAATTGAAAAGTTTGTATACACTGCGTTCTCAATTAGTGAAGGCAAGAAAGGTTTTAAGAACAGGAGAGCACGGTCGTTCCAATGTGCCCATACAAAGCGTAAGTGCACATAAATATGCAGATAAAGCTATATTCAATTTAAACAAAGAGATAGAAGAAGTAGAAAGTGAAATAGAAGCTATAATAACGGCAAACAATGAACTGAACGACAATTATGAACTAGTTGTCAGCGTAAAAGGAATAGGGCCTGTTATAGCCACGGATTTGATTATTAAAACAGGGAACTTTCTTGTGATTGACACCGCTCGAAAGGCATCTTCATATGTGGGGATTTGCCCTTTCCCCAATGCGTCAGGAAAGATGGTCGGCAAAGCAAAAATAAGCCCGTTTGGAGATCGAAAACTAAAGGCTCTCCTTTATATGGGTGCTAAGTCTGCTGTCAAGCACAATAAAGAATATAGGCTGTATTACGAAAAGAAAAAGTTAGAGGGCAAACCTCATTATTTAATTATGAATAATGTGTCAAATAAAATGTTGAGAACAATTTATAGCGTTGTAAAAAATAAAACGCCTTACAGTCAAGATTACATATGTCTTGACCCGAGAGAGAAAAATATTAATAGCTCCACTGAAATAGTGGCTTAA
- a CDS encoding DUF5627 domain-containing protein, with translation MKRYNIFLTTAGILFSLLITSCSNQEVDFKNYDYSTVYFAYQYPVRTIVLGDDIVDNSMDNAHKCKIYATMGGVYANPKKIDIDIEVNEALCDHLYFKDGTSVQAMPAEYYSLASNVISLAHSFQGGVEVELNDAFFADADAIRNTYVIPLEMTKVVNADSILSGEAKINDASKCNISDWEVAPKDYVLYCVKYINPYHAIYLRRGVDVILQDGASTTLERRADYVENDELCELTTVSLNSVEFPISISNVNDENQNCSLLLTFDDENNCVVSTSTSGFTITGNGKFVNNGEKNSWGDKDRNAIYLDYTIEVAGKTYATLDTLVVRDRGVAAENFSPSYMKE, from the coding sequence ATGAAACGATATAATATTTTTTTAACGACGGCAGGTATACTATTCTCTTTACTGATTACTTCTTGTAGTAATCAAGAAGTTGATTTTAAAAACTACGACTACAGTACCGTGTATTTTGCCTATCAATATCCGGTAAGAACAATTGTTTTAGGAGATGATATAGTGGATAATAGTATGGATAATGCACATAAATGTAAGATTTATGCAACGATGGGAGGGGTTTATGCAAACCCTAAGAAAATTGATATTGATATTGAGGTTAATGAAGCATTATGTGACCACCTTTACTTTAAGGATGGAACTTCAGTACAAGCTATGCCTGCAGAGTACTATTCTTTAGCCAGTAATGTAATTTCTCTGGCTCATAGTTTTCAAGGGGGGGTAGAGGTAGAATTGAACGATGCTTTTTTTGCGGATGCCGATGCTATTCGAAATACTTATGTAATACCATTGGAAATGACAAAGGTTGTAAATGCTGATTCTATTCTCTCGGGAGAAGCAAAAATAAATGATGCTTCTAAATGTAATATCAGCGATTGGGAAGTGGCTCCTAAAGATTATGTTCTTTATTGTGTTAAATATATTAATCCATATCATGCGATTTATCTTAGAAGAGGAGTGGATGTGATTTTGCAAGATGGGGCAAGTACTACTTTAGAGCGCCGAGCTGATTATGTGGAGAATGATGAATTATGTGAGCTAACAACAGTTTCGCTGAATTCTGTTGAATTTCCCATTTCCATAAGCAATGTGAATGATGAAAATCAGAACTGTTCTTTGCTACTTACTTTTGATGACGAAAATAATTGTGTTGTTTCAACTTCTACCAGTGGTTTTACTATTACGGGTAACGGTAAGTTTGTGAATAATGGTGAGAAGAATAGCTGGGGTGATAAAGATAGAAATGCTATTTATCTTGATTATACTATTGAGGTGGCAGGTAAAACATATGCTACCCTAGATACTCTTGTGGTGCGAGATAGAGGAGTAGCTGCAGAAAACTTCAGTCCTTCATATATGAAAGAATAA
- a CDS encoding RagB/SusD family nutrient uptake outer membrane protein codes for MKNIYKTFLFCGILALMAVLYSCEDYLDRDPESIISEEVAFKNFTNFQGFIEEIYNCIPSKQKYYWVTSYNWGDDEIFNVTSDANSMMCNQIDQGNFWAWQNSEHSWLDASRADPTSNDKFDHRLWSHAWYCIRKANMGLENLDRLTEATDEEKKLIEGQLYFFRAWWHFELMQFFGGLPYVDEVLSSTASLELPRLSFQECADKAGADFKKAADLLPIDWDKTSAGANSTGKNQLRINKIMALGYLGKNYLWVGSPLVKNGAQVGGANTYNYDVDYCSKAADALGQLLNLVESAQSQYELAGFDYEDIYNHKKAGDGYSYSDIFYTRGQSFLMPGAAEAIFRGPVWSSNGSAWNFLKTWGPKVNGLVEHDNIIHHPTANYVHNYGMANGLPLDDPESGYDPNYPFKDRDPRFYHDIIVDGFKYVNASIKPEDEHLRYAGLHTGGTMRGVSNGSRTGYFMQKFAPHECNKYDNAYSWGNGIQTYLPYMRLGDVYLMYAEACAATGGASASSSTFDKTAEDAVNTLRDRVGAGHVNQSYLGDNNKFMDEIRRERAVELAGEGFRFHDLQRWLLLTEYPYNIKTSQEFDRVESDDWYKTNDCKDAQVANFREETILTRQFGVKHYWFPFKVSDVSLYPEFKQNPGW; via the coding sequence ATGAAAAATATATATAAAACTTTTCTGTTTTGCGGCATACTAGCTTTAATGGCTGTATTGTATAGCTGTGAAGATTATCTGGATAGAGATCCTGAATCAATTATATCGGAAGAAGTAGCTTTTAAAAATTTTACAAATTTTCAGGGATTTATAGAAGAAATATATAATTGCATACCTTCTAAGCAAAAGTACTATTGGGTAACGTCGTATAATTGGGGTGATGATGAAATATTTAATGTTACTTCGGATGCCAATAGTATGATGTGTAATCAAATCGATCAAGGTAATTTTTGGGCATGGCAAAATTCAGAACATAGTTGGTTGGATGCTTCAAGAGCAGACCCAACTTCAAATGATAAGTTTGATCATCGTCTATGGTCACATGCATGGTATTGTATTCGAAAAGCCAATATGGGTTTAGAAAATCTGGATCGATTAACAGAAGCTACTGATGAAGAGAAGAAGCTGATTGAAGGACAATTGTACTTTTTTAGAGCTTGGTGGCATTTTGAATTAATGCAATTTTTTGGAGGTCTGCCATATGTTGATGAGGTATTATCATCTACAGCAAGCTTAGAATTACCAAGATTAAGTTTCCAAGAGTGTGCAGATAAAGCGGGTGCCGACTTTAAAAAAGCAGCTGATTTATTACCCATCGATTGGGATAAAACTTCGGCAGGAGCTAATTCTACTGGCAAAAATCAATTGCGAATTAATAAGATAATGGCCCTGGGCTATTTGGGAAAGAATTATTTGTGGGTAGGGAGTCCATTGGTGAAAAATGGTGCCCAAGTGGGAGGTGCTAACACTTATAATTATGATGTGGATTATTGTAGCAAAGCGGCAGATGCTTTGGGACAATTGCTGAATTTAGTGGAGAGTGCGCAAAGTCAATATGAACTGGCTGGTTTTGATTATGAAGATATCTATAATCATAAAAAAGCTGGTGATGGTTATTCTTATTCTGATATATTTTATACCAGAGGCCAAAGTTTCCTCATGCCCGGAGCAGCAGAAGCTATTTTTCGTGGCCCTGTATGGTCTAGTAATGGTTCGGCATGGAACTTTTTGAAAACATGGGGGCCTAAAGTAAATGGTTTGGTTGAACATGATAATATTATTCATCATCCCACAGCCAATTATGTACATAATTACGGTATGGCCAACGGTTTGCCTTTGGATGATCCGGAATCTGGTTATGATCCTAACTACCCTTTTAAAGATAGAGATCCTCGTTTTTATCATGATATCATAGTTGATGGATTCAAGTATGTGAATGCATCCATAAAACCAGAGGATGAACACTTACGATATGCCGGGTTGCATACCGGTGGTACCATGAGAGGGGTAAGTAATGGGAGTCGTACCGGATATTTTATGCAAAAATTTGCACCGCACGAATGTAACAAATATGACAATGCTTATAGTTGGGGAAATGGTATACAGACGTATTTACCATATATGCGATTGGGCGATGTGTATTTAATGTATGCCGAAGCTTGTGCTGCAACGGGAGGAGCCAGTGCCTCTTCTTCAACGTTTGATAAAACAGCTGAAGATGCAGTCAATACCCTACGTGATCGTGTTGGAGCAGGACATGTGAATCAGAGCTATCTGGGTGATAATAATAAGTTTATGGATGAAATAAGAAGAGAAAGAGCAGTTGAATTGGCAGGTGAAGGTTTTCGTTTTCATGATTTGCAACGTTGGTTATTATTGACTGAGTATCCTTATAATATTAAAACTTCTCAGGAATTCGATCGTGTTGAATCAGATGATTGGTATAAAACAAATGATTGTAAAGATGCCCAAGTAGCAAATTTTAGAGAAGAAACTATTTTGACACGTCAGTTTGGAGTTAAACATTATTGGTTTCCTTTTAAAGTATCCGATGTTTCTTTATATCCGGAATTTAAGCAGAATCCAGGGTGGTAA
- a CDS encoding endo-1,4-beta-xylanase, which yields MKWSPIADQNFETDEAPNYEGSSDAIVSLTTDGEGANGEGRAIKVTNTVVQSDDWKTQFFVVFDEPMELGETYRLTMDVKADMEVSCSTQAHITPGNYKHWSFFGSISATTSWTTFTKEIVISEDNEGAGALAINLGLYAGSYYFDNITIAKYNPNAGPSWNIVSGADFETEDASNYQIDLTSSISFSNDGEGAEGKGRALIVRNPTVRDNDWESQFFLSFSPATEVGEKYILSMDVKADEDVSYSTQAHITPGNYKYWNFFGSINATTEWSNFTKEITISDEVSGVGAIAFNLGNMATNYYFDNIQLTKLSEGSSVEQIIEKTPEEKRDTVSYALEKWISEMMLATKKYVKAWDVVNEPMDDGNPYELKSGIGKEVDSDHFYWQDYLGKDYAVMAFNLARQYGNTDDVLFINDYNLAYNIDKCKGLIAYVDYIEQQGVFIDGIGTQMHINVNSDRDKIIQMFELLAETGKLIKVSELDVGLGDHKQTSLATEADYMSQADMYQFVVEKYFELIPANQRYGITVWSPIDSPAESSWRAGEPIGLWTEGYSRKHAYAGFADGLSESN from the coding sequence GTGAAATGGAGTCCAATAGCCGACCAGAATTTCGAGACAGATGAGGCTCCAAATTATGAGGGTAGTAGTGATGCTATCGTTTCATTGACAACGGATGGAGAAGGAGCCAATGGAGAAGGAAGAGCCATTAAGGTGACGAATACTGTTGTTCAGTCGGATGATTGGAAAACGCAGTTTTTTGTTGTTTTTGATGAACCAATGGAGTTAGGTGAGACCTATAGACTTACGATGGATGTGAAAGCTGATATGGAGGTCTCATGTAGTACTCAGGCACACATAACACCAGGTAATTATAAGCACTGGAGTTTTTTTGGTTCTATTTCTGCGACCACTAGCTGGACCACATTTACAAAAGAGATAGTGATAAGTGAAGATAATGAAGGTGCTGGGGCACTGGCCATAAATTTGGGTCTTTATGCAGGTAGTTATTATTTTGATAATATTACCATTGCCAAGTATAATCCAAATGCAGGACCATCATGGAATATAGTTTCAGGTGCCGATTTTGAAACAGAAGATGCTTCTAATTATCAGATAGATCTGACTAGTTCAATATCTTTTTCTAATGATGGTGAAGGAGCGGAGGGAAAAGGACGTGCATTAATAGTACGGAATCCTACGGTTAGAGATAACGATTGGGAATCTCAGTTTTTTCTTTCATTTTCTCCTGCTACAGAAGTCGGTGAAAAGTATATTCTCTCAATGGATGTGAAAGCCGATGAAGATGTCTCCTACAGCACTCAGGCACATATTACACCGGGAAATTATAAATATTGGAACTTTTTTGGTTCTATCAATGCCACCACTGAATGGAGTAATTTTACAAAAGAAATAACTATTTCAGATGAAGTTTCAGGTGTTGGTGCCATTGCTTTTAACCTTGGTAACATGGCAACGAATTATTACTTTGATAATATTCAATTGACAAAGCTTAGTGAAGGTAGTAGTGTCGAACAAATCATTGAAAAAACACCTGAAGAAAAAAGAGATACCGTTTCGTACGCTTTGGAAAAGTGGATTTCGGAAATGATGTTGGCTACTAAAAAATACGTGAAAGCTTGGGATGTGGTTAATGAACCAATGGATGATGGCAATCCTTATGAATTGAAATCTGGTATAGGTAAAGAAGTGGATTCTGATCATTTTTATTGGCAGGATTATTTAGGGAAAGATTATGCTGTCATGGCATTTAATCTTGCACGACAATATGGTAATACAGATGATGTTTTGTTTATTAATGATTATAACCTAGCGTATAATATTGATAAGTGTAAGGGCTTAATTGCATATGTGGATTATATTGAACAACAGGGAGTTTTTATTGATGGAATAGGAACTCAAATGCATATTAATGTAAATTCAGATAGGGATAAAATAATTCAAATGTTTGAATTGTTGGCCGAAACAGGAAAGTTAATAAAGGTTTCTGAATTAGATGTTGGTCTGGGTGATCATAAACAGACATCCCTTGCCACTGAAGCAGATTATATGTCTCAAGCAGATATGTATCAGTTTGTAGTCGAAAAATACTTTGAATTGATTCCTGCTAATCAGCGGTACGGTATTACAGTATGGAGTCCGATCGATAGTCCTGCTGAATCATCATGGAGAGCTGGCGAGCCTATTGGTTTATGGACTGAAGGGTATAGTCGTAAACATGCGTATGCGGGTTTCGCGGATGGATTATCGGAAAGTAATTAA